From Planifilum fulgidum:
CCCGTTTTTAACACGTACAGAATTCCGTTCAGGGTTTTTCTCGGATCGGCGGGCGGTCGTCCGGGTCCCGGTTTGGGTTTGGGAAGCAGCGGCTCAATCACAGCCCATTGTTCGTCTGTCAGCTCATGTCTCGTACTCATGCTTCCATTTTACATTGGTAGATCATGTTTTTGAAATAGCTTGTAAACGACTGGACAAATAGCTTTGCAACTGATTCCTGTCCCGCTATTGACCCCGCCGGACCGCTTCGGCGGGCTGGCGGGCTTATTCTTTCGGCGGGCTTATTCCTTATTCTTTGGTTAAAAAACGTTCGTTTCTGGACCGTTTCCCCGAAACTTTTCCCCCTTGGCCTCTCCGATCCCTTCTCTGCCTTTTTTGATTGTAATATTGGATTAAAATCATAAGTCGGATCTCAAGGATGACGACCGAGTAGCGTTGTACAGGAAATTGGAATCGCCATTACGAAAGCGAGCTTGATTACGTTTCACAAATTTAACGATGCGATCAGCAAGGACGAGGAAAAAGGGATCACAGACAAAAAGGGTTGAGATCCTTGGCGTAAAAATTGTAGAGTGGGCAAAGGGCAATGGGAATGACCTAGGTGGGGAGACAACCCTAAAATGCTGGGGGCCAAAAGATGCACCAGGAATTTCAGCTCGTCCACAGTTACGCCCTTCACCAGTATTTCCCTCAGGATCTCCTCCGTTATTTTTAAAGTCTTCGAATATATGATATGGTATTGAGCTATTCAAATCGCCACGATTGGAAGGGATTCTAACCGAGGTGTTTTGAGAGTGGCTCTTCTCCAATTTAACTGAAAGGAGTTTTTAAAGCCGTAAAAAAGAGACGACCTTTCTACATACCATTCACAACGGAAAGCCTTTCTTCCTATTTTATGTGTGAAGGAACATGAAGGAACCAAGAGCCGTCGCACCTCCGGAACTGTCAGAGGAATCACAGTCCCCGGCTTCGTTTCAAAGCGGGAAACTCTGGAAGGCCCCGTTTTTTTCGGAGGTCCAACGGGATTCCCTGTACCCGCATACGGTTAAATAGTTTCCCCCTGAAAAACGCAGTCAAAAGGAAAAAGAATGTTCGGGAAGTCTCCGACAGCCTCCATTGCTCTCGTTCAAAAGTTGAGGGAAGAAAAAATCCTCAAGCACCGCAAACTTCGGACGGACAATACGGTGATGGAAGCGGACATCCATCACCCGACCGATGCCGGCCTCTTACAGGACGGGGTAAAAGAGATCACCCGAACGGTCCGAAAGATCAAAAAACAGTGTCTCATGCCGTGGAAGGATTTCAAGACCGAACCCGGGAAGTTAAGGAGCACCTCTTTTCCATGACCAAGGTGCTTCGCCGCCGCTGACGCGAGTCCTGGGAAGAAGTGAACCGGATCACCCAAAAAGTGATCGAAGTGACGGAAGCGGTTTGTTCCCAGGTACGGAAGGTGCTGGAGAAAGCCAAGGACAAGGCCCAAGCCCAACGACAACACCTGAAGGAAGCCATCGAACGGACCGGTCGACTGCTGGACCAGGGCCAAACAGGTGGTGTCAAGGAACCGGATCATTCCGGACCGTATGGGTAAGTTTCCATAACCCGGACGCTCGGCCGATCAAGAAGGGGAAACTCTCCAAAACCACGGAATTCAGCTACAAAGTGGATTGACGAAATGGAAAGCGGGTTTATCATCGGATACGAGGTGTACCAAGGCAACCCTTCTGATGAGGCGGTGCTTCTTTCTGCTGTGGAAAATCACCGAGACCTTTTCGGCTCTCTTCCCCATGCGGTCGCTACGGATCGAGGGTTTTTCAGTCAGAAAAACAAAGAGCAGCTGACGGAGATAGGGGTTCGTATGTCAGCGTTCCTCGACGGGGAAAAAAGAGTAAGCAGCGAACCGAATACGAACGGCAACCCTGGTTTCAAAACCTGAAGCGTTTCCGTGCAGGAGGAGAAGCGAAGATCAGCCTTCTGAAACGGAAGTACGGACTTTCCCGCAGTCGGTTTCGGGGGTATGAGGGCTCCAAAGCGTGGGCCGGAATGGGAATCATGGCCCATAATTCGAGAAAAGCGGCAATGATGCGGGCGTCATAATGGAAACAGGGAGAGAACGGATCGGACATTCCGTTCTCCTCCCCTCTTTTGCTATCAAAAGGTCCCCGATTTGCGGACTTTTTCAGGGGAAACTAATTAAGTAAAATTACTAACCCCGCCTACATAGAGACGGGGTTTGACCACATTGACCACATTTTTGACCACACACTTATGTTAACTAGGGTGAACTAGGGTTAATGTGAGTAGCGAAAAACCCTTTAAAATCCGCACTTTAGTAGTTTAGAATGAACTTAGATTATCGGGAGTATCTTCCGGAACGAAAAAATATGCTATAATCGTAGAGGGAATGTGCGTTCGCACCCGAGGAGGAAACAGTGTGAAAATCATCGGGATCGATCCCGGCATCGCCATTGTGGGTTACGGCGTGCTGGAACAGCGGGGAAACCGCTTGATTCCCCTCGATTACGGCTGCATCCGGACGGAGGCGAATCTGTCCGTCCCGGCCCGTTTGAAGCGGATTTACGATGAGGCGCGGTCTCTTTTTCGGGAATACAGTCCGGACGTGGTGGCGGTGGAGAAACTTTTCTTCAATCGAAATGTGACCACCGCCTTTACCGTGGGGCAGGCGCGGGGCGTCCTGTTGCTGGCGTCGGAAGAAGCGGGGGTGCCGGTGACCGAATATACGCCGCTGCAGGTGAAAATGGCCGTCGTGGGCTACGGCCAGGCGGAGAAGCGGCAGGTGCAGGAAATGGTCCGGCTGCTTCTGTCCCTGTCCGAGGTCCCGAAGCCGGACGATGCGGCGGATGCCTTGGCCATCGCCATCTGCCAGGCCCATTCGACCGGGTTGAAGAGGTTGGAAAGGGGAGGATGGGCGTGATCGAATTTGTGGAAGGCGAGGTGGTTTGGGCCGGACCCCATTATCTGGTGATCCGGGAAGGCGGAATCGGTTACCGGGTGGTGTGTCCCCGTCCCTATCTGTGGGATGAGGGGAAACGCGTCCGCCTGTACACGCATCCGGTCATCCGGGAGGACGGCTGGACCCTGTACGGTTTTCCCGACCGAATTGAGCGGGATCTGTTTTCCCTGCTGTTGGAGGTGTCGGGGATCGGGCCCAAGGCGGGACTGGCCATCCTTGCCCAGGGGACGGTGGGTGAGGTGGTGGGCGCCATCCGGAGGGAAGACTTCCATTTTCTCACGCGCTTCCCGGGCATCGGGAAGAAGACGGCTCAGCGCATCGTCCTCGACTTGAAGGACAAGCTGAGGGATTTTGACGCCCCTGCCGCCGGGGAGGATGTCTCTTCCGCCGGGCCGGAATGGACGGCTTCCGGGGCCGCCGGCGAGGCGATTGAAGCCCTGATGGCCCTGGGATATAATGAGAAGGAAGCCAGCGAGGCCGTTCGGGAAGCCCGGAAGCGGCTGGGAGATGCCGAACCGGCTCTCGATGAGTGGATCCGTCAGGCGCTCCAGGTATCCGCCAAACGGCTGGGAGGGGGGATGTAGCGTGGAGGAACGGATCATCTCCGCCCGTCAATCGGCGGAAGACGCGATGGAGGTCAGCCTGCGCCCCCGATACCTGCATGAATACATCGGTCAATCCCGGGTGAAGGAAAACCTGAAGGTATACATAGAGGCGGCCAAGATGCGGAGGGAGGCCCTGGATCACGTTCTGCTGCACGGCCCTCCGGGGCTGGGGAAGACGACGCTGTCCACCATTATCGCCAACGAATTGGGGGTTCAGATCCGGACCACCTCCGGCCCGGCCATTGAACGCCCCGGGGATTTGGCGGCCATTCTGACCAACCTGCAGCCGGGGGATCTTCTGTTCATCGACGAGATCCACCGCCTGCACCGGTCGGTGGAAGAGGTTCTCTATTCGGCGATGGAGGATTTCGCCCTGGATATCGTCATCGGCAAGGGTCCCAGCGCCCGATCGATCCGGCTGGATCTTCCCCCCTTCACCCTGGTGGGGGCGACGACCCGGGCGGGGGCCCTTTCATCCCCCCTCAGGGACCGGTTCGGCGTGGTGTGCCGCCTGGAATATTACACGGTGGAGGAATTGACGCAGATCGTCCTCCGGACCGCCGAGCTGCTCGGGATGCCCATCCGGACGGAAGGCGCCCGGGAAATCGCCGTCCGGTCCCGGGGCACCCCCCGCGTGGCCAACCGGTTGCTCAAACGGGTCCGCGATTTCGTCCAGGTGAAGGGGGACGATGTGATCACGCTGGAAGCGGCCCGGGACGCATTGGACCGGATCCAAGTGGATAAAATGGGATTGGACCAGGTGGACCACAAGCTGTTGATGTCCATCATGGAAAAGTTCCGCGGCGGACCGGTCGGACTGGAGACGATTGCCGCCACGATCGGAGAGGAAGCCCAGACGGTGGAGGATGTGTACGAACCTTACCTGATGCAGATCGGCTTTCTGGAAAGGACCCCCCGCGGGCGCGTGGTCACCCCCCGTTGTTATCAACACTTCGGGATGGAGATGCCAAGATGAACCAGTTTCCGAAATTCCTGATCGTCACCGGCGTGGTCCTCGTGGTGATCGGCTTGCTGTGGCAGGTGGGCGGACGCTTTCTTCATCTCGGCCGCCTGCCGGGGGATATCGTGATCGAAAAGGAAAACTTCCGTTTCTATTTTCCCATCGTCACGAGCCTTCTCTTGAGCGTCGTGCTCTCTTTGGCGCTTTATCTCCTCCGTTTTTTCCGGTAAACTGGTGATATCCCTTTCAGGTTTGCGGATGACTGCCTGGCGGGCGGCGCCTGGACCGATATTTGTTACCGGGGGCAGTCTTTTTTTGCCCTCGATGACGGGAGAGGTTGCATGCATGGATGTGTCCGAGTTCGATTTTCATCTGCCTGAGGAGTTGATCGCCCAATCGCCGCCGCCCCGCCGCACCGACTCCCGGCTCATGGTGCTGCACAGGGAGACCGGGGAGCTGGAACACCGGCGCTTTTCCGATCTGACCG
This genomic window contains:
- the ruvC gene encoding crossover junction endodeoxyribonuclease RuvC; translated protein: MKIIGIDPGIAIVGYGVLEQRGNRLIPLDYGCIRTEANLSVPARLKRIYDEARSLFREYSPDVVAVEKLFFNRNVTTAFTVGQARGVLLLASEEAGVPVTEYTPLQVKMAVVGYGQAEKRQVQEMVRLLLSLSEVPKPDDAADALAIAICQAHSTGLKRLERGGWA
- the ruvA gene encoding Holliday junction branch migration protein RuvA, yielding MIEFVEGEVVWAGPHYLVIREGGIGYRVVCPRPYLWDEGKRVRLYTHPVIREDGWTLYGFPDRIERDLFSLLLEVSGIGPKAGLAILAQGTVGEVVGAIRREDFHFLTRFPGIGKKTAQRIVLDLKDKLRDFDAPAAGEDVSSAGPEWTASGAAGEAIEALMALGYNEKEASEAVREARKRLGDAEPALDEWIRQALQVSAKRLGGGM
- the ruvB gene encoding Holliday junction branch migration DNA helicase RuvB, yielding MEERIISARQSAEDAMEVSLRPRYLHEYIGQSRVKENLKVYIEAAKMRREALDHVLLHGPPGLGKTTLSTIIANELGVQIRTTSGPAIERPGDLAAILTNLQPGDLLFIDEIHRLHRSVEEVLYSAMEDFALDIVIGKGPSARSIRLDLPPFTLVGATTRAGALSSPLRDRFGVVCRLEYYTVEELTQIVLRTAELLGMPIRTEGAREIAVRSRGTPRVANRLLKRVRDFVQVKGDDVITLEAARDALDRIQVDKMGLDQVDHKLLMSIMEKFRGGPVGLETIAATIGEEAQTVEDVYEPYLMQIGFLERTPRGRVVTPRCYQHFGMEMPR
- a CDS encoding DUF2905 domain-containing protein, with product MNQFPKFLIVTGVVLVVIGLLWQVGGRFLHLGRLPGDIVIEKENFRFYFPIVTSLLLSVVLSLALYLLRFFR